In Nocardia asteroides, the following proteins share a genomic window:
- a CDS encoding DUF7373 family lipoprotein, translating into MVSQRFRTVLAVAAALTVLSGCVRQGEPAPQQVDLATLDVGSHGSDPMAAPTASNDKYGRVLESVRMGEVMIDPVEVDPALTYGVQERTAPLPTPLTAAGILAERVREALESHSMLAGFAVSGSDVNLYGKRPEVGASRLLTVLLLRFPDDMSARLAARQMNATDAAISPDNVDVRVEGYPGAFAHWRPNVPTMAATFAHGSFVISVLAAHTSPDQQVLTGLVRKVFDAQIPRLGDFRATPPADFDTLPLDRDGMQARLLPFGPGRWTYPTVVASDVDTNAGWSAALSVYGVVLGPRATRLMKHYGFKDPIEIVAMNDFDVLERFPDAVSARKVFDAERQAVQPTELAESPAGVPDAYCTKVRSAPASPHQAACHVLHGRYTAALTGWSPANAQQRAAAQYALLVRSE; encoded by the coding sequence ATGGTGTCGCAGCGATTTCGGACCGTACTCGCCGTTGCCGCGGCGCTGACGGTGCTCAGCGGATGTGTGCGCCAGGGCGAACCTGCGCCGCAGCAGGTCGACCTGGCCACCCTGGACGTCGGGTCGCACGGCAGCGACCCGATGGCGGCGCCGACGGCGAGCAACGACAAGTACGGCCGTGTGCTCGAGTCGGTGCGCATGGGCGAAGTCATGATCGACCCCGTCGAGGTCGATCCCGCCCTGACCTACGGCGTCCAGGAGCGGACCGCGCCGCTGCCGACGCCGTTGACCGCGGCGGGCATCCTCGCCGAGCGCGTCCGTGAGGCGCTCGAATCGCACAGCATGCTGGCCGGATTCGCGGTCAGCGGCAGCGATGTCAACCTGTACGGCAAACGGCCGGAGGTCGGCGCCTCGCGCTTGCTGACGGTGCTGCTGCTGCGTTTCCCCGATGACATGTCCGCCCGGCTGGCCGCCAGGCAGATGAACGCCACCGATGCCGCGATCAGCCCGGACAACGTCGACGTGCGCGTCGAGGGGTACCCGGGCGCGTTCGCGCACTGGCGTCCGAACGTGCCGACCATGGCGGCCACCTTTGCCCACGGCTCGTTCGTCATCAGCGTGCTGGCCGCGCACACCAGCCCCGATCAACAGGTGCTGACGGGCTTGGTGCGCAAGGTGTTCGACGCGCAGATCCCCCGGCTCGGCGATTTCCGCGCGACCCCACCGGCGGATTTCGACACTCTGCCGCTGGACCGGGACGGCATGCAGGCACGGCTGCTGCCCTTCGGTCCGGGGCGATGGACCTATCCGACCGTCGTCGCCTCGGATGTCGATACCAATGCGGGCTGGTCGGCAGCGCTGTCCGTCTACGGTGTGGTCCTCGGGCCACGGGCGACCCGGCTGATGAAACACTACGGCTTCAAGGACCCGATCGAGATCGTCGCGATGAACGACTTCGATGTGCTCGAGCGGTTCCCGGACGCGGTCAGCGCGCGGAAGGTGTTCGACGCGGAGCGGCAGGCGGTACAGCCCACCGAGCTCGCCGAGAGCCCGGCAGGGGTCCCGGATGCGTATTGCACGAAGGTCCGCTCGGCCCCCGCGTCGCCCCACCAGGCTGCTTGTCACGTGCTCCACGGCAGGTACACCGCCGCGCTCACCGGCTGGAGTCCGGCGAACGCACAGCAGCGTGCGGCCGCGCAGTACGCGTTGCTGGTGCGCAGTGAATAG
- a CDS encoding serine/threonine-protein kinase — protein MNRRILPPGTVFAGYRIERVLGSGGMGTVYVAAHPRLPRRDALKVLAGEFGADPEFRARFVREAELAAQLDHPNIIGVYDRGIEHGQLWIAMRFIDGPDAAALLRADALPPSRVAHLITGVARGLDHAHRAGMLHRDVKPANILVEVIPGQPDRVAVTDFGIAKAVAGTTLTQAGTILATVAYAAPEQLSGAVVDPRADVYALGCTLYELLTGAKPFPRASVDAVITAHLTEPPPRPSAVADLPRAIDEVIARAMAKDPQRRYASCHELASATARALGLEAESVPVGRRAPRRGLVVALGAVAAVAVLAVAGVVVLNRDSSTSGASGPTSSAVALDPNSWAAHQWVIDAFPGLLPKTQVDSGFQGILCSPVDENQRTIDARETRYSTHTLACNGNRDPVSRLILQCGTDEPAPEFKPSPRATVIGDEDWQRPSGRGHVRWSDTTDVDRPAGELQLTFADGPRTTCVLTVTGGTSGQDIFDRWWRDGPL, from the coding sequence GTGAATAGGCGAATCCTGCCGCCGGGCACCGTTTTCGCGGGCTATCGGATCGAGCGGGTGCTCGGTAGCGGCGGCATGGGCACGGTCTACGTGGCCGCGCATCCCCGGCTGCCACGCCGCGACGCGCTCAAGGTGCTCGCGGGCGAGTTCGGCGCCGACCCCGAGTTCCGTGCGCGCTTCGTCCGCGAGGCCGAACTCGCCGCCCAGCTCGACCATCCCAACATCATCGGCGTCTACGACCGGGGCATCGAGCACGGTCAGCTGTGGATCGCCATGCGGTTCATCGACGGCCCCGACGCGGCCGCCCTCCTGCGCGCTGATGCGCTGCCCCCGTCCCGTGTCGCGCATCTGATCACCGGTGTCGCGCGCGGGCTCGATCACGCGCATCGGGCCGGGATGCTGCACCGCGATGTCAAACCGGCCAACATCCTCGTCGAAGTGATTCCGGGACAACCGGATCGGGTCGCCGTCACCGACTTCGGCATCGCCAAGGCCGTCGCGGGCACGACGCTGACCCAGGCGGGGACGATCCTGGCGACGGTCGCCTACGCGGCGCCGGAGCAGCTGAGCGGAGCCGTGGTCGATCCGCGCGCCGACGTCTATGCCCTCGGTTGCACCCTGTACGAGCTGTTGACCGGCGCGAAGCCGTTCCCGCGGGCGAGCGTCGACGCCGTGATCACCGCCCATCTGACCGAACCTCCCCCGCGCCCGAGCGCCGTCGCGGACCTGCCGCGTGCGATCGACGAGGTGATCGCCCGCGCGATGGCCAAGGATCCGCAGCGGCGCTACGCGAGCTGCCATGAGCTCGCGAGTGCGACGGCCAGGGCCTTGGGACTCGAAGCGGAGTCGGTGCCGGTCGGCCGCAGGGCCCCCCGCCGTGGGCTCGTCGTCGCGCTGGGCGCCGTGGCCGCGGTGGCCGTGCTCGCGGTAGCGGGTGTCGTCGTGCTGAACCGTGACTCGTCCACGTCGGGCGCGTCCGGACCGACTTCCTCGGCGGTGGCGCTCGATCCGAATTCCTGGGCAGCGCACCAGTGGGTGATCGACGCGTTCCCTGGCTTGCTGCCGAAAACACAGGTGGACAGTGGCTTTCAGGGCATCCTGTGCTCGCCCGTCGACGAGAACCAGCGCACCATCGACGCGCGCGAAACCCGCTATTCGACGCACACGCTCGCCTGCAACGGCAACCGCGACCCGGTGTCGCGCCTGATCCTGCAGTGCGGCACCGACGAACCCGCGCCGGAGTTCAAGCCGTCCCCGCGCGCGACGGTGATCGGTGACGAGGACTGGCAGCGCCCGAGCGGCCGCGGCCACGTCCGCTGGAGCGACACCACCGACGTGGACCGGCCCGCCGGCGAGCTGCAGCTCACCTTCGCCGACGGGCCGCGGACCACCTGCGTACTCACCGTCACCGGCGGCACCTCGGGCCAGGACATCTTCGACCGCTGGTGGCGCGACGGCCCACTGTAG
- a CDS encoding LysM peptidoglycan-binding domain-containing protein: protein MAIRYTVAARDTLSALAGRFYGDSSLYPVIAVANRIADPNVIRVGQVLVIPGLTATHTVVAGDTLSGLAERFYGDRARFPLIAAANKLADPNTITVGQTLIIPDLTLTKHRLFCVPGTWEAVAAANANPGGISPSDPIGMLTGITNALDPQWFDIEYVNYPASFGPVPGGGDALLDALGRPSYRASRDMGIAELTRLINAHEGTFGLLGYSQGGAVVSLVGREIVSGSLQSRRGDCRWVHALASPHRGLGRTFHLGNSLAFQGISGDNITETHPIDWFDYCLPGDIYGNADIAGTYLKQAYDIATEFTLTDPVAMIIGIAEHLVDWANSGILGPVDPARLFATAVALTNFLRDFPHDKYGIWDIIPARTALAHSAAHLNYWGPRIPPA from the coding sequence ATGGCTATCCGCTATACGGTTGCTGCACGTGACACCCTGTCGGCGCTGGCCGGGCGCTTCTACGGCGACTCGTCGCTGTATCCGGTGATCGCCGTCGCGAACCGGATCGCCGACCCGAACGTGATCAGGGTCGGTCAGGTGCTCGTCATTCCCGGGCTCACCGCCACCCACACAGTGGTCGCCGGTGACACACTGTCCGGTCTGGCCGAGCGGTTCTACGGCGACCGCGCGCGGTTTCCGCTGATCGCGGCCGCCAACAAGCTCGCGGACCCGAACACGATCACCGTCGGGCAGACCCTGATCATTCCCGACCTGACCCTCACCAAGCACAGGTTGTTCTGCGTGCCCGGCACGTGGGAAGCCGTCGCCGCCGCCAACGCCAACCCGGGCGGAATCAGCCCGTCGGACCCCATCGGCATGCTGACCGGCATCACCAACGCCCTCGACCCGCAATGGTTCGACATCGAATACGTGAACTATCCCGCCAGTTTCGGACCCGTCCCCGGCGGCGGCGACGCCCTGCTCGACGCACTGGGCCGACCGTCCTACCGCGCCTCCCGCGACATGGGTATCGCCGAACTGACCAGATTGATCAACGCGCACGAGGGGACGTTCGGCCTGCTCGGCTACAGCCAGGGCGGGGCGGTCGTGTCTCTGGTCGGTCGCGAGATCGTGTCCGGTTCGCTGCAGAGCCGCCGCGGCGACTGCCGCTGGGTACACGCTCTCGCCTCACCGCACCGCGGGCTGGGTCGCACCTTCCATCTCGGCAATTCCCTTGCTTTCCAGGGCATCTCGGGTGACAACATCACCGAGACCCATCCCATCGACTGGTTCGACTACTGCCTGCCCGGCGACATCTACGGCAACGCCGACATCGCGGGCACCTATTTGAAACAGGCCTACGACATCGCCACCGAATTCACTCTCACCGACCCGGTCGCCATGATCATCGGGATCGCCGAACACCTTGTCGACTGGGCGAACTCGGGAATTCTGGGACCGGTCGATCCCGCCCGCCTGTTCGCCACCGCGGTGGCCCTGACCAACTTCCTGCGCGACTTCCCCCACGACAAATACGGAATCTGGGACATCATTCCCGCCCGCACTGCGCTGGCCCACTCGGCCGCTCACCTCAACTACTGGGGACCACGCATCCCACCGGCCTGA
- a CDS encoding TetR/AcrR family transcriptional regulator C-terminal domain-containing protein: MGIIEADGSDALTFRRLGTELGVDHTAVLRHFRGKDDLMLALADRLMTEALAGVEVSEDWRATLKGLAQRVRLACHAHPQVAVVVSGRTTRRASEFEGAEIVLGALRQAGLQGREAASCYRALVEIALAYASMEATLMALPAEAMAGDRDAWSREYLALPPAQYPNIAAVAPYLSEVDEEDQFDIALDLFMDAIEVRANRE, encoded by the coding sequence ATGGGAATCATCGAGGCCGACGGGTCCGATGCCCTCACGTTTCGGCGGCTCGGCACAGAACTCGGCGTCGACCACACCGCGGTCTTGCGGCACTTCCGCGGCAAGGACGATCTGATGCTGGCCTTGGCGGATCGGCTGATGACCGAAGCGCTCGCCGGAGTCGAAGTGAGCGAGGACTGGCGAGCCACGCTCAAAGGCCTGGCACAGCGTGTGAGGCTCGCCTGCCACGCGCATCCGCAGGTCGCGGTAGTTGTTTCCGGTCGCACCACCCGCCGGGCATCAGAATTCGAGGGCGCCGAGATCGTCCTCGGCGCCCTGCGGCAAGCGGGCCTGCAAGGCCGCGAAGCCGCATCGTGCTACCGGGCGCTGGTCGAAATCGCGCTGGCCTACGCCTCCATGGAAGCCACGCTGATGGCCTTACCCGCAGAAGCCATGGCCGGGGACCGCGACGCCTGGAGCCGCGAATATCTCGCCCTGCCCCCGGCCCAGTACCCCAACATCGCCGCGGTCGCGCCGTACCTGTCCGAGGTGGACGAGGAAGACCAGTTCGATATCGCGCTCGACTTGTTCATGGACGCCATCGAGGTGCGAGCCAATCGCGAGTGA
- a CDS encoding serine hydrolase domain-containing protein codes for MFKRSLVVAISAAAVLSAPWAAPAQAEGALPLPLLPHVPFYFTDTAGASNRPEPLTAQGLKALDATYVYQGKTHTVADYLERSSTRGFLVMKGNQILDERYFGGYSATSRFNSWSVGKSITSAALGVAVSEGRIASIDDPVTKYVPELTKSGYNGVSIRNVLQMSSGTAYDETDYTNPTKGSTATTIRMVAGTSLIDQAKEIKRERPAGTKFNYDSMDTFVLGWVVSKATGKSLSDYVEDRIWKPSGMETSALIGKDYTGSTIGYCCYHATVRDFARFGLLYLRDGQAGGKQVVPAQWVKDSTHASAPHLQPGSLRPDKPESSENNYGYGYQWWLGDGDRGDYSAIGILGQFIYVSPRDGIVIVKNSEDLNSEATMGEAIHAFRAIADAAAKR; via the coding sequence ATGTTCAAGCGAAGTCTGGTCGTCGCGATCTCGGCGGCGGCGGTGTTGTCGGCGCCGTGGGCGGCTCCCGCACAGGCCGAGGGCGCGTTGCCGTTGCCCCTGTTGCCGCACGTGCCCTTCTACTTCACCGACACCGCGGGTGCCTCCAACCGACCGGAGCCGCTGACGGCGCAGGGTCTCAAAGCGCTCGATGCCACCTACGTCTACCAGGGCAAGACCCATACCGTCGCCGACTACCTGGAGCGGTCGTCGACCAGGGGATTCCTGGTCATGAAGGGCAACCAGATCCTCGACGAGCGCTACTTCGGCGGCTATTCGGCAACCAGCCGCTTCAACTCGTGGTCGGTCGGAAAGTCGATCACCTCTGCCGCGCTGGGAGTCGCGGTGTCGGAGGGGCGGATCGCCTCGATCGACGACCCGGTCACCAAGTACGTCCCGGAGCTGACGAAAAGTGGCTACAACGGGGTGAGCATCCGCAACGTCTTGCAGATGTCGTCAGGCACCGCCTACGACGAAACCGACTACACCAACCCCACCAAGGGCTCGACCGCCACCACGATCCGCATGGTCGCCGGCACTTCGCTGATCGACCAGGCCAAGGAGATCAAGCGCGAGCGGCCCGCGGGAACGAAGTTCAACTACGACTCCATGGACACTTTCGTCCTGGGCTGGGTCGTGTCGAAGGCGACCGGCAAGTCGCTCTCGGACTATGTCGAGGACCGCATCTGGAAGCCGTCCGGTATGGAGACCTCGGCACTGATCGGCAAGGACTACACAGGCAGCACCATCGGCTACTGCTGCTACCACGCGACGGTCCGCGACTTCGCCCGGTTCGGCCTGCTGTATCTACGTGACGGCCAAGCCGGCGGCAAGCAGGTCGTGCCCGCGCAGTGGGTCAAGGACTCCACCCATGCCTCTGCACCGCACCTGCAGCCGGGCAGCCTGCGCCCCGACAAGCCCGAAAGCTCGGAGAACAACTATGGCTACGGCTACCAGTGGTGGCTGGGCGACGGCGACCGCGGCGACTACTCCGCGATCGGCATCCTCGGCCAGTTCATCTACGTCTCGCCCAGGGACGGCATCGTGATCGTCAAGAACAGCGAAGACCTCAACTCCGAGGCCACCATGGGCGAAGCCATCCACGCTTTCCGCGCCATCGCCGACGCTGCCGCCAAGCGATGA
- a CDS encoding PucR family transcriptional regulator, giving the protein MNAIRRCLDAECGFPVPALLGPSYGTILIPGSSVLARRIYELPRLLSAAVRQETTTVAVESATDSIAEAAGTAHELLDLAIRLRKEPRLYVLGELALEYQLTRPGPGRDQLVSLLEPLEEHPELIRTLAAMIRQSFDRKRSARRLCVHPNTIDYRMRRISALTGLPVAHASQWRLFAAYTARAFVRAERAHHLGAETR; this is encoded by the coding sequence TTGAACGCCATTCGCCGATGTCTGGACGCCGAATGCGGGTTTCCGGTGCCGGCGCTACTTGGTCCGAGCTACGGCACCATCCTGATTCCCGGCTCGTCTGTCTTGGCTCGCCGAATCTATGAGCTGCCCAGGCTGCTGTCAGCCGCGGTGCGGCAGGAGACCACAACTGTCGCCGTCGAATCCGCGACGGACTCCATCGCCGAGGCCGCCGGCACGGCCCACGAACTTCTCGACCTCGCGATCCGCCTCCGCAAGGAGCCCCGGCTCTACGTCTTGGGTGAGCTGGCTCTGGAGTATCAGCTCACCCGCCCCGGGCCCGGACGTGATCAGTTGGTCTCGCTGCTGGAACCTCTCGAGGAGCATCCCGAGCTGATCCGCACCCTGGCGGCGATGATCCGCCAGAGCTTCGATCGCAAACGCAGTGCTAGGCGGCTGTGCGTTCATCCCAACACCATCGACTATCGGATGCGTCGGATCTCGGCTCTGACCGGTCTGCCCGTCGCTCACGCCTCGCAGTGGCGATTGTTCGCCGCCTACACCGCCCGGGCTTTCGTCCGAGCCGAACGCGCTCACCATCTCGGCGCCGAAACACGCTGA
- a CDS encoding winged helix-turn-helix transcriptional regulator — MKPAVRSGDVTWTDPACPVARALDLVGDRWSLLIIRDAMDGARSFTDFQHRTGVARNILTDRLRRLVDHGILGRETAISGRRQIYVLTEAGRDLFTVIVAMRQWGERNTFADGEAHSALVDRNGHSLAQLRPTNLHGDRVDVNSTTVRRNT; from the coding sequence ATGAAACCAGCCGTGCGTTCCGGCGACGTGACATGGACCGACCCCGCATGTCCAGTGGCGCGCGCACTCGACCTGGTCGGAGACCGGTGGAGCCTGCTGATCATTCGCGACGCGATGGACGGTGCGCGGTCTTTCACCGACTTCCAGCATCGCACCGGGGTCGCGCGCAACATCCTCACCGACCGGCTTCGCCGCCTCGTCGATCACGGCATCCTCGGGCGAGAGACGGCGATATCCGGACGCCGGCAGATCTACGTACTCACCGAAGCGGGCAGAGACCTTTTCACGGTCATCGTGGCCATGCGTCAGTGGGGCGAACGGAACACCTTCGCCGACGGCGAAGCGCACTCTGCACTGGTAGACCGGAACGGCCACTCGCTGGCCCAGCTGCGCCCGACCAACCTTCACGGTGACCGCGTCGATGTCAACTCGACAACGGTCCGACGGAACACCTGA
- a CDS encoding MFS transporter — protein sequence MVCAVAVATMYVAQPVLAQMGRDLGVPESDLGWIVAAGQLGYLAGLAVLVPLGDMLDRRTLIGGQLLLAAVGMLVAALAPGPWILLTGLAVTGLFAVVVQTTVAFAADLSAPAERGRTLGIVTSGVIIGILGARVLAGILAGLWGWRSVYTTLTLLLVMLALVVLKLLPADHRSNRRTYGDVMKSLGQLCREPLFISRGLVAFFLFASFGTLWSGLALPLAAEPWQLSTTQIGMFGIAGLTGALGAARAGRWADAGRADAVTGGALALLTLSWIASGQASWSLWLVIVGVVVLDFAVQATHVSNQSLLTDAYSDRTSSAIGGYMIFYSLGSALGATTTTAVYSATGWTGSAVLGAGFSLCALLTWALSRRTVTRTRHDVADQRSVLSAPTK from the coding sequence ATGGTCTGCGCGGTCGCCGTCGCGACGATGTACGTTGCCCAGCCCGTGCTCGCGCAGATGGGGCGAGACCTGGGAGTGCCCGAGTCCGACCTGGGCTGGATCGTCGCTGCGGGACAGCTCGGCTACCTGGCCGGCCTGGCTGTCCTCGTCCCCCTGGGAGACATGCTGGACCGGCGCACGCTCATCGGCGGCCAGCTCCTCCTCGCCGCCGTCGGCATGCTGGTGGCGGCCCTCGCCCCTGGTCCGTGGATACTGCTCACCGGCCTTGCGGTGACCGGCCTGTTCGCCGTCGTCGTGCAGACCACCGTCGCGTTCGCCGCCGACCTGTCGGCGCCGGCGGAGCGGGGCCGCACGCTCGGAATCGTCACCTCCGGCGTCATCATCGGAATCCTGGGGGCTCGCGTCCTGGCCGGCATCCTCGCCGGACTGTGGGGATGGCGCAGCGTCTACACCACGCTCACGCTGCTGCTCGTCATGCTCGCGCTCGTCGTCCTGAAGCTGCTGCCGGCAGACCACCGGTCGAATCGCCGGACCTACGGCGACGTGATGAAGTCGCTCGGGCAGCTCTGTCGCGAGCCGCTGTTCATCTCGCGGGGCCTGGTCGCGTTCTTCCTCTTCGCTTCGTTCGGCACGCTCTGGAGCGGACTCGCCCTACCGCTCGCGGCCGAACCGTGGCAGCTGAGCACGACCCAGATCGGCATGTTCGGAATCGCCGGGCTCACTGGTGCACTCGGGGCAGCACGGGCAGGTCGATGGGCGGACGCAGGCAGAGCCGACGCGGTGACCGGTGGCGCACTCGCATTGCTGACACTGTCCTGGATCGCATCCGGGCAGGCGAGCTGGTCACTCTGGCTGGTGATCGTCGGTGTCGTCGTCCTGGACTTCGCAGTCCAGGCCACCCACGTCAGCAACCAGAGTCTTCTCACCGACGCCTACTCGGACCGGACCAGCAGCGCCATCGGCGGCTACATGATCTTCTACTCGCTCGGCTCCGCCCTCGGCGCGACCACCACCACCGCGGTGTACTCCGCTACAGGGTGGACGGGATCTGCCGTTCTGGGCGCCGGCTTCTCGCTCTGCGCACTACTCACCTGGGCACTCAGCCGGCGCACGGTCACGAGAACGCGACATGACGTCGCCGATCAGAGATCAGTCCTGTCAGCGCCTACGAAGTAG
- a CDS encoding SLOG cluster 4 domain-containing protein yields the protein MVARQIAVCGPRDCRDIDAERAEEVGRLLAEAGVTVVCGGGRGVMAAVARGASAAGGLVVGIRPDTDRDAICDGLSVVIWTGMGEARNSIIVESVDGVIVIGGSPGTLSELALANRRGGIPVVQLGGWEVFRDGEPVDLGAVAATPTEAVALALGRGVDAME from the coding sequence GTGGTCGCGAGGCAGATAGCGGTCTGCGGACCGCGCGATTGCAGAGACATCGACGCCGAGCGAGCCGAGGAAGTCGGTCGGCTCCTCGCGGAGGCGGGTGTCACCGTCGTGTGCGGTGGTGGCCGCGGCGTGATGGCGGCGGTGGCTCGCGGAGCCTCTGCCGCAGGTGGTCTCGTGGTCGGGATCCGGCCGGACACCGACCGCGACGCGATATGCGATGGACTTTCGGTGGTGATCTGGACGGGGATGGGCGAGGCAAGGAATTCGATCATCGTCGAGTCGGTCGACGGCGTCATCGTCATCGGGGGCTCGCCGGGGACGCTGTCCGAGCTCGCCCTCGCGAATCGGCGCGGTGGAATTCCGGTCGTCCAGCTGGGCGGCTGGGAAGTCTTCCGAGACGGCGAGCCCGTCGACCTCGGCGCAGTCGCCGCCACGCCGACCGAAGCCGTTGCCCTCGCGCTGGGAAGAGGCGTCGACGCAATGGAATAG
- a CDS encoding glycosyltransferase 87 family protein, with the protein MSSDTTHPAQQRSPRPINRAWWLVPVLLTVVSIVCVRTPLWPFEPYSGGFIDLQVYRLGIEAMRDGADMYGQLPKTSAGIGLPFIYPPFAAIALAPFALLPWGAAKILYVVVSVAALAWTLFLVARRYHPNSRHAALLVTACALPAAMLLEPVRSTIDFGQVNLLLMVLVATDCLLPKTRYPRGMLIGLAAAIKLTPAAFVLFFLVRKDYKAAATAAATGAIATVVSFALLPGESTRYWFGGLGNVSGLSGSAFHTNQSIQAVLARLHVTGLPFDALWLFFGALLLALVVAAMRKAADAPAIALSLNAVFTLLLSPISWSHHWIWIAPALLAIVCQARTLPARSAAGWYATALGVAAVFVIAPHSFLPDGEHRETSWTWWQHVVGDTYVWLAVALVVLFLVTGRKPTAQPPVDTPPVAEPARAV; encoded by the coding sequence ATGAGTAGTGACACCACCCACCCTGCGCAGCAGCGATCCCCACGCCCGATCAATCGAGCATGGTGGCTGGTGCCGGTGTTGCTCACCGTCGTGTCGATCGTGTGCGTGCGGACGCCACTGTGGCCGTTCGAACCCTATTCCGGCGGATTCATCGACCTGCAGGTCTACCGCCTCGGCATCGAGGCCATGCGCGACGGCGCCGACATGTACGGCCAACTCCCCAAGACCTCCGCGGGGATCGGCCTGCCGTTCATCTACCCGCCCTTCGCCGCCATCGCCCTGGCGCCCTTCGCGCTGCTGCCCTGGGGCGCCGCGAAGATCCTCTATGTCGTGGTCTCGGTCGCGGCCCTGGCGTGGACCCTGTTCCTGGTCGCCCGCCGCTACCACCCGAACAGCCGCCACGCCGCACTCCTGGTGACCGCGTGCGCCCTGCCCGCCGCGATGCTGCTGGAACCGGTGCGTTCGACCATCGACTTCGGCCAGGTCAACCTGCTGCTGATGGTGCTCGTCGCCACCGACTGCCTGCTCCCCAAGACCCGCTACCCGCGCGGCATGCTCATCGGCTTGGCCGCCGCCATCAAACTGACCCCCGCCGCCTTCGTCCTGTTCTTCCTCGTCCGCAAGGACTACAAGGCCGCCGCCACCGCCGCGGCCACCGGCGCGATCGCCACCGTCGTGTCCTTCGCGCTGCTGCCGGGCGAGTCCACCCGCTACTGGTTCGGCGGCCTCGGCAACGTCTCGGGCCTGAGCGGCTCGGCGTTCCACACCAACCAGTCCATCCAGGCCGTCCTGGCCCGCCTGCACGTCACCGGCCTCCCGTTCGACGCCCTGTGGCTGTTCTTCGGCGCCCTCCTGCTGGCCCTGGTCGTGGCCGCCATGCGCAAGGCCGCCGACGCCCCCGCGATCGCCCTGTCCCTCAACGCCGTCTTCACCCTGCTGCTGTCCCCGATCTCCTGGTCGCACCACTGGATCTGGATCGCCCCCGCCCTCCTGGCCATCGTCTGCCAGGCCCGCACCCTGCCCGCCCGCAGTGCCGCCGGCTGGTACGCGACCGCCCTCGGCGTCGCCGCCGTCTTCGTCATCGCGCCCCACAGCTTCCTGCCCGACGGCGAACACCGCGAGACCTCCTGGACCTGGTGGCAACACGTGGTCGGCGACACCTACGTCTGGCTCGCCGTGGCCCTGGTCGTCCTGTTTCTCGTCACCGGCCGCAAGCCCACCGCACAACCCCCGGTCGACACCCCGCCGGTCGCGGAACCGGCCCGAGCCGTCTGA
- a CDS encoding MarR family winged helix-turn-helix transcriptional regulator, which yields MNPSAPRATAIDTIQRELTAFARRARGRAAELHPELSLVAYSILDLVQERDGCQATDLAEQFLLDKSTVSRQVGALERLGYLTREVDPANRRNHILRATDAGKAVAREAERRRREAFTDRFADWTDADVAAMASYLVRYNHGG from the coding sequence ATGAACCCGTCCGCGCCAAGAGCGACCGCCATCGACACCATCCAGCGCGAGCTCACCGCCTTCGCCCGCCGCGCCCGGGGCCGCGCCGCCGAGCTGCACCCCGAACTCAGCCTCGTCGCGTACAGCATCCTCGACCTGGTCCAGGAGCGGGACGGCTGTCAGGCGACCGACCTGGCCGAACAGTTCCTGCTCGACAAGTCGACTGTGAGCAGGCAGGTCGGCGCGCTCGAGCGGCTCGGCTACCTCACCCGCGAGGTCGACCCCGCCAATCGCCGCAACCACATCTTGCGCGCCACGGACGCGGGCAAAGCGGTCGCGCGCGAGGCCGAACGCCGCCGCCGAGAGGCCTTCACCGACCGTTTCGCCGACTGGACCGACGCCGACGTCGCCGCCATGGCCTCCTACCTCGTCCGCTACAACCACGGCGGCTGA